CAGAGAACTGCTTATAATCTATGAAAGTATGTAGTGCTTGTAAACATAATCCTACAGTaccctgaaagaaagtgaaagtgaagtcgctcagtcgtgtctgactcttgggaccctgtggactgcagcctaccaggctcctctgtccatgggattctccaggcaaggatactggagtgggttgccatttctttctccagggatcttcccaacccagggatcgaacccgggtctcccacattgcaggcagacgctttaccgtctgagccacatttTGCTAATACGGTACCTTAGACAGTACCAACCTTTTGAGTCTACAGTTTTCATACAGTCATAAAAACCCTCTCATGGTTATAGTTCCTGCCTTTTATGGATTACACTTCATGGGAGCACAGGCAAATCATATTAAAATAAGCACTCTGGCCTCTGTAGCACTTTTATCCTTCTGCCGTATCCATTCAGCGAAACCTCAGCCCTGATTCAGCTGCATTGCCTACCATCTCTGCTCCAACTCCCATTATAGAAAAATCCGATAGATGTATGTATTGGTGACGAGGTACCATACAGCCATGGTCTTTGTGCAGGATTTAATAGATTGGTACTCATCACCCATTtcaatttaatttgtttttaatgtgctTTTCTGTATTGTCCAAATGGAAAagctaaaacaaaagaaacacacaccCCAAAATTGTATTTTCAGACTCCTCTGCAGTTATATTTGGTAGATGCAAATGTGGCAGGCATCTTTTCCCCCTGCTTTGGCTGTTATTGTTCCCAAGCACATTCTTGGAGATGTTGAGTTTTCATTGTAGTATTCACTCACTAGttttatctatctatcatctatctatcaagtataggtgatttacaatattgtatgagTTTTAGTTGTAAAtcatgattcaatatttttatagattatactccgtTTACAGTTACTACAAAACAATGACTGcaattccctgtgttgtacaatatatcctttgtgcgagtctattttatacatagtagtttgtatctcttaatcccgtACCCCTACTTTTCCccactccccttctctctccccactggtaaccactaggtTGGTTTCTATATCTATACGTCTGTTTTGGTTGTGTTAtatgcatttgtttgttttatttttttagatcctACATATAAttgataacatacagtatttttctttctctaacttatttcactaagcacagtactctctaggtccatccactttgctgcaaatggcagaatttcactctttttattgctgagtgatattccattgtatacatatccattcatatgttgatagacacttgggttgcttccttaTCTTGCCTCTTGTACataatgctactgtgaacaatggggtgcatgtatcttttcaaattagtgtttgccccctccctccctcccttctctcctctgcctcccttgTGTCTttatctccctttcttcctttcatcctttttttctttttgatatataCACAGAAGCTGGGTCATGTGAtagttatttttgtgtttttttgaggACACTCCATATTCTTTTTCCGTAATGACttgccaatttacatttccaccagtagtgtacaagggttctgttttctccaatccttaccaacatttgttatgtatagactttttgatgatggcccttctgacATGTGTgcggtgatacctcattatggttgatttgcatttctctagtgattagcactgttgggcatcttttcatgtgcctcttggccatctgtatgtcttctttaaaaaaaagtctattcaggtcttctccCAATTTTGTAATCAGTTGTTTTTTTGATATcaagttgtatgaactgtttatatattttgatattaatcccttgttggtcatagcattgcaaatattttctccagttcagtagattgtcttttcattttgttcatggtttcctttgctgtgcaaaacttttTAGGTTtcattaggtcccacttgtttatttttgcttttacttcctttGCCTTAGGAAAAAGATCCAAAAAAACTTGCTACTATTTGTATCAACGAATGTTCTGCCAGTATTCTCATCTAGGGGTATTAtgttcttacatttaagtctttaagttcattttgaatttatttttgtatatgatgttagaGAACGttctaatctttttcttttacgTGTGGCTGTCCATTCACTAGTTTTATGAGATATGGTAGTCAGCCCCCAAGATGGTACCTAATGATTCTTGTCTCCGTGTGTTCATTTCCTTCCATAGTGAGTAAGGTCTGACTCATATGACTGATAGAATACTACAGGAGTGATTGTGATTTCTGAGGCTAGGTCATAACATATTTGCTGATGCTTCCTTGGTGTCTTGGATTGTTCACTCTGGAGGATGCCAGCCACATGGCAGTGCAGACACTCACACAACCTGTGGATAGGCCCACAGGGAGAAGGAGCCAAGGCTTCCCCCAGGAGCAACCTGTCAGCCACCTTAGAAGTAGGTGCTCTAGTTTCAGCCAAGCTTTCAGATGACTCCAGCCCAGTAAAAATCTGGCTGAGTTCCATGAAGAGTTTCAAAGTGAGGCTGCATAGCCAAGGCACTTACAAATTTCTGACCAACAGAAACTGCTAGAGATAAGAAATGATTATTGTTAGTTTAAGCCACAACAATAGCATgtattattgttttgtttgtttgttttaggttttGGGTACATTTTTAGGCAGCAGTACATAATTAATAAATGGGGTTGAGAGTCCTGGAAGCAGTGCTTTTGAAGCCAACATTCCAGCTGTGTATCTACAACTATCCCAACCTGGGCAGAGATAACAGCACCCTAGCAGGCCTGTTAGGCCACATTGCACTGAGAGGCATTCTTGATCACCTGGCCTAATGCCCACTCTTCTAGTCCTTCCAATTACTTTGTATACATCTTCTCTGTATTACAGCTTTGCCTGCTTAAAATAGCTGAAGTGGTTTCTGTTTCCTGCAACTGGGCTTAAACTAATAAAGATACCCATCTCAAATCAGTAGCTAGACTCTAGAGGCATTCCTGTGAAGTTCAGGAATAAGGCAAGGAAATTGATTATTCACAGCATTATTTAGCATCACTCTGGAAGTGCTATTTGATTATAAGTCAAAGTAATAAAACAAGTATTGCAAAGAAGGAAGCAAAATTGTCATTATATATAATAAGATGATATAACTGTTTACTAGGGAAATttgaataaactaaaaataaagacttAAGAAAGTTCAGTCATTGAATATAGATAAACACCATCTTCATTATACATATTTATTCTGCCACATGAAGCATCAGAGATGAATAAAACTGAACTGGAAAGCATCTGGTAGAAAATGGTCTGGAGATAGCCTTTTCAAAATCTATCATTTCTAGGGAGAAACTAAACAGCACAACTTGAGAGCCTACAGTGATTCCCTGGTACATCTGGGGAGGCCTCCCAAATCTATTATCATGTTTAAGGAAATAATATGTGTAAAGTCCTATATATGCCCAATAATTGATAAGGACACCTAACTAGCAGCTATTGTTATTACTATCATATTACAATTATTAAAATGATCCTTGCCTTGTAGGTCCTTAGAACTACGTTGatggaaactggaaaaaaagaaaattcagtgagTGAGTCagttaaaaatttaacaaaaacatCAGTAGCTTTCCTATGGAGCAACAATAACCATTTAGAaagcataaaagaagaaataatctaGTCCAGTAGCCCAAAAAAATGCATAAAGTAactgaggaaaaaaatttaatagagtTAATTCAATTTCCATGAAAattacagctttttttttaagcttggaaaattttataaagttatctggaagaataaatattcaaatgcagatttaaaattctgagaaagactAAAACGTCTTGTCCTATGACATATTGAAATATAAAACTGCAATAAAAATGTACTGATGTTGCTTCCAGAATGGATGTACTAAAcaattaaatagaagaaaaacacCAGAAATAGATCCAACTATATATAAGAATTTAATATATGGCACAAATGTTGGGACATCAGTGGGTACAAGTATGGATTCTTCAATAAACTGTACTGTGGCagataattttttgaaaagttatatTCTTATGTCACATTTTATACTAGAATAAATTCCAATTGGATCTATTAATAAGTGAAATAATCACTCATATTGTTAGAAAAACTCAGTAATTTATAAATAGAAGAAATTAAAGGAGTTctaaaatacataagtaaatatcAATATTATTTAGTTTAATACAGGCTTTTTCAGCTAAACAGCAAAGCCAGAAATCATGAAGAAAAGTTTGGTAGACTATTTAGAAATTATAGTAAAACAAGTAGTTTTAGCccttccccactccaccccccaacccaagcacaagctggaataagattgctgggagaaatatcaataacctcagatatgcagatgacaccacccttatggcagaaagtgaagaggaactgaaaagcctcttgatgaaagtgaaagaggagagtgaaaaagttagcttaaagctcaacattcagaaaatgaagatcatggcatctggtcccatcacatcatgggaaatagatggggaaacagtggaaacagtgggtgactttattttggggggctctaaaatcactgcagatggtgattgcagccatgaagttaaacgactcttactccttggaaggaaagttatgactaacctagatagcatattcaaaagcagagacattactttgccagcaaaggtccatgtagtcaaggctatggtttttcctgtggtcatgtatggatgtgagagttggactgtgaagacagctgagtgccaaagaattgatgcttttgaactgtggtgttggagaagactcttgagagtcccttggactgcaaggagatccaaccagtccattctaaaggagatcagtcctgggtgtactttggaaggactgatgctaaagctgaaactccaatactctggccacctcatgcgaagagttgactgactggaaaagactctaatgctgggagggattgggggcaggaggagaaggggacgacagaggatgagatggctggatggcgtcaccgactcagtggacgtgagtctgagtgaactccgggagttggtgatggacagggaggcctggcatgctgcaattcatggggtcgcaaagagtcagacacgactgagcgactgaactgaactgaaatgagaggAAAAACTGGAACATATATGAGACAAAggtatatttttcttataatgcAAGGGGTTCATAtaaattaagaaggaaaaagacaaatatcttttTTGACAAAAATCTCTCACTTCAAAGAAAAATGGACTTAGGCGGTAAAAAGACTATTCACATTGGAAATCAGTTGGTCATTTGAAAAACATTCAagctaataattagagaaatgcacattcaTACAAAAAGAtgccccttttttatttttagcacgttttaaaaagaacaaatccaCTCTGATGAGTGCATAGGAATTAAATACTGTCAAATAATTGGTGACAGATACCTTCCCATAGGTAATAAGAGTTTATGTATAACAATTGTAGACAGATATTCCACTTCCAATAATTTGTCCTAAGGAAATCATAGGATAAGTGAACAAAGTTTGTGCAACATTTAGTGTGGTATATAACAGTGAAAAATCCAATACAACCTAAGTGCTATCAGTGAGGTTGATTGAAAGTTGGAAAGTTCCTGAAATGGAATTCtagacagtcaacaaaaataagcatgcaaatatatatttggtaGTATAAAATATGTCAACAAAATATTCACATCAAAACATTAGAgttcagagaaataaaacaatttatatCATATGTCCATACATAGAAAAACTCTTTATATTACACATCAAAATTTTAATAAGTCATTTTGGGGTAGTTAGATTATGGGTAATATTCTACTTATTTGTATATTTCTGCACTGTCTGAATCTTTTACAGTGATCATTataaccagaaaagaaaaaaaaaaaccaactgtgAAGAAGGAGAGAATGAGAGGAGAGGAATGATGAAAGGGAGGGAAGGTCGTTTCTGCTTCAGCTGCATTTTTGCCTTCTGAGGCTACACTTGTAAAAACTCCCCTCTCTcagttttttacttttctcttaatTCAATGTAGAGGCTCTTAAACCATGTATATTTAAACCAAAATCTTGTAATTTAGGGAAAAAATGATAAATCAATCCATGATCTTGATTTTGCCTTAGGAGAAAATACAGTTCGATTGGATGACCAGCCATACAAAACACCTGTTAAAGTATGCCAGAAATTTTATCATCTTGAACTGTTTGCTGTTCTACTTTTGCAAAACCTTTTCTaatggggtttctctggtggctcagagggtaaagcatctgtctgcaatggctgagacccgtgttcgatccctgggtcgggaagatcccctggagaaggaaatggcaacccactctagtattattgcctggaaaatcccatggacagaggagtctgataggctaaagtttatggggtcgcaaagagtcagacacgactgagcaacttcacttttccctttctttcttttcctaatgGCAAGGTTAAGGAGTTACCTGGAGGCCACTGATTTTTTCTTCTAGATACCATCAGTCAGTTAgttccaggcatccctgtccatcaccaactcctggagcttggtcaaacGCATGTCTAGATACCATAGGTCATGCTTATTTGTGTCCCTTGCAGAATCGTTTTCTTTTAGTTGAATTTTAATGCAATGCCTTCAGTTAAAAGTTGGAAaccttcttcattcattcaacaaataattatcaAAGCCTATCCTGTGTTTGGGACCTATCAGTGTCCAAATTTCCTGGAACTTGCTTTGAATCCTTCTAAGAAACAGCCAAATAAAGGAAGCTATTGGTGAGGTTATCTGCTACTTTATTCAGTATCCCATTGAAAAATTTCTTTAAGATGTGAGAACAGGAAAAGCAGTTAAGGAATTCATGTATACTTATAAGCAAATAAAggaaagtttgtttgtttgggttacCAAGAAGCTTAGTCTACTGAACTAGCTCAACATGAGTAACATGAGTAAGATTTTATGTCCATCTGATTCTGAAACAAACCTTTCCTCCTTTTAGAACTCCTTATCtttttcatctgtattttcaCTGACCTTGCTTTGTAAAAATGTGaattatttcactgtttttttagTGTATTTGTGAACTGCTTCAAACCTGAAATCCTTGTGGGTTTTAAGGAACAATATAAACACCACCACgaggaaagagacagatccaGATTGTGGTGGATTTTTCAAGACaactgactttgtttttttcaaaaagcCAATGTGAAATGTGAAAGGCGGTGTTCTAGTTTGACAAATGGGGGGCGGGGGAACATAACAAATGCAAGAAGTGGTTTGTGATTGGATCCTGGCTCAAAAGAACATATCTGctataaaagattatttttgaagaaagctgaacaaatTTTGAATATGATATGTGTAATAGGTAATATTAACAAGATTGTTAATTTTCTCCAGACCTGATAATAGTAGTATGATTATGAAAgagaatgttatttttaaagatgcATACGGAAGCATGTTGAGGTGGTGTGTTTTGTTTCAAACTTTGGGATAATTCAGCAAAAAGTTTTACAAACATTTATATACAGATAAAGTGTATATGGCAAACTGTTACTTGTTGAGTCTAGGTATTGGTTTGTATTGTTGAATTAGAATACTCTTTCACATAttgtttatttgtaaaatttttaaacaatttggAAAAATTACATATGAATGACTTATTTACCTCTTTTTTCTTCTAGTACTATTTAAGTGTTTGAATGAAGCCATCTTGTACTATAGCGTAAGGGAGCGGGGCAATTTCAAAAAGGATTTGATCAGCAGTCTTAAATTCCAGGATAACTTTGATTATTCATAGATGTGGTATCGATCAGTTCTGAGCGAGAGTTGCTTCACTGCAGGTGGAAGCTAGAATACAGAGGACAGAGAAGCGAGGGCCGAGAGGGCAGACCACCGTTCCAATAAATCCCtggtttgttgttatttttgccGCTGTTACTATGACATCACTGCAGGTCTGGAAATACGCCTGGTCTACCGAACTCTCGCGACACTAGAGCCCAGTGGAACGCGAAATGCGGTGGGAGGGGCTGGAGCGAGATCTACTGACTTCCGGCCAGGCCGTTGTCTGGGTGGCGCGGTCGAGTCATCGCTGGGCCTCGCTGCTTCCAgctcccttccctgccccccgccccggcGCGGGGGGTCGACTAGCCAAGCGGGGGCGGGAGGCGACGCGGACCTTCCCCTTTCTTTCGTTCTGGCCTGCTCCCCGGCTACCCGTTCTGGGTCCCTGGGACCCGAGAGGCCCGATCTGAGGGCCCGGGGCCTACGTGGGCCCGCCTCCGGGCCCCATGAGGCATAGCCTGACTAAACTGCTGGCGGCTTCGTGCAGCGACTCCCCGACGCGTAGTGAGAGCCCGGCGCCCGTCGCGACCTGCTCGCTGCCCCCGGACCTGACCGGGGCGGCGGAGGACGAGGGGACGGCGGCGGCCGGATCTCCCGGCCGCAGACAGCCGCGCGGCGACGAGGGCGAGTCGGAGGCCGGGAGGGGGGGCCGCGGCGGCGTGGCCGCGCGCGCGCCCTCGCctgaggagatggaggaggaggcgATGGCCAGCGTCCCCGGGGAGGAGACGGAGGACATGGACTTTCTGTCCGGCCTGGAACTGGCGGACCTGCTGGACCCCCGGCAGCCGGACTGGCACCTGGAGCCCGGGCTCAGCTCGCCGGGGCCCCTCTCCTCGTCCGGCGGAGGCTCGGACAGCGGTGGCCTGTGGAGAGGCGACGACGACGACGAGGCCGCGGCTGCCGAGATGCAGCGCTTTTCGGACCTGCTGCAGAGGCTGTTAAACGGCATCGGAGCTTGCAGCAGCGGCAGTGACAGTGGCGGCGGCGAAAAGAGGCGGAGAAAGTCCCcgggaggcggcggcggaggcggcggcagcggcggcggcaacGACAGCAACCAGGCGGCGACAAAGAGTCCCCggaaggcggcggcggcggctgcccgCCTCAACCGGCTGAAGAAGAAGGAATACGTGATGGGTCTGGAGAGCCGAGTGCGGGGGCTGGCCGCCGAGAACCAGGAGCTGCGGGCCGAGAACCGGGAGCTGGGCAAGCGCGTGCAGGCACTGCAGGAGGAGAGTCGCTACCTTCGGGCCGTCTTAGCCAACGAGACCGGACTGGCTCGCCTGCTGAGCCGGCTGAGCGGCGTGGGACTGCGGCTGACCACCTCGCTCTTCAGGGACTCGCCCGCCGGGGACCACGACTACGCTCTGCCCGTGGGGAAGCAGCAGCCGGACCCGTTGGAAGACCAGGACGACTCGGCCGGAGGAGTGTGTCTGCATGTGGACAAGGATAAGGTGTCGGTGGAGTTCTGCTCGGCGTGCGCCCGGAAGGCGTCGTCTTCTCTTAAAATGTAGGGTCAAGTAATCCGCTCTTTATCCGCGTTTATCCCCTTTCAACTCCCTTACATCATGTAAAACACCTTAGTGGGACATCGTCACTGGACACatttcagaggaggaaaaaaaagtaatattgAATCTTTAAGTGTTTAGCTAAAAGCATGAATGTGACACTGTAACCAACTCCTAATGATAACATGTGACTATTAAATCTCTCTGACAGTTTCTTTTTTAGGTGATTTCCTTCCTGCCAGGCTCCGTTGTAGGGGTTACAGAACAGTCGTTCCCGCCTCACCACCTGGTAAGGACCCATCTCTTCACGTAACGCTCATGCTCTGCTGCTTAGTCTACTTTAATGGGCAACATCTcaatttgtgcgtgtgtgtgatttttttttgtttgtttgtttgttgttttctttttcggAAGTTGGGAGGGGAATCTAATTTGGGCCCTGTCCACCCTGGAAACAGACTTGTGCTGGTCAATAATGTACTCAAGATGCTTCTTCTGGTTGAAATAGCTGTTAATGTGTCCCCTTGTTCAGACTTGCGTGTACCTAGCTCTTCTGTCCCCAGTGTGGACATGGCCTTGGATGACATCGGTTCCAACTGTACACTGAAAGCTGCTAATAGAGATACAGTTTGGAGACAGTGACACAGGTGAAGTTGAATGGAACTTCCGAGTTGTACAAGGTGCAAATTGGAATTCCAATTTTAGAGCAACTTTTCAGAGGTTGACAATAAGTACTTGGGGCATGCACAAATGTGACAGTTACTTTGCTGGAGATGACAGAAATCTCTTAAATATAAGAATGCCTTTCAGTTTTAATAGATCTAGACATACAGTCTATTCAGattaatagatttttatattttaccatTAGAGAAGTTGGAAATTAACATGCACACCAGACTCCTGTGTTAGTTACTTGAAGGAGGAATAAGAATGGttaatgaaatgtttctttgagGACCAGCACAGTGATTACCCTATCACTGAGTATGAAGAAATTGTTGAACACCTTTATTTTTGTTGTATTAAATTTTTAGGTTAAATTTATGTATGATTAGATATTGAAGGTTATGAAATGTGAATGAAAACGTGTAAAGTGAGGCTTCACAAAGAATCTTACTCTCCATATTTCAAAGGTATTTGTcctatttaaaaatgagttttaaagTTGAGTGATTCTGGCTACTTAAGGACACGATTGACACTTTTCCAAAGTTGGGACATAGTCTTCCTTTGAAGTACTCTGTCGTCTGATTGTATATAGATTTAGCCATGATGTCCTTCAATGTAAGGGACATGAAGAAATTCTTTGTGAAACATCACTGTTTGATAAAGTATATACGTATTTAGcatccttgtttttctttgtgcTAAAGTGGATACAGCTGTTGGGGCAGAAGAGACGGGACCAGCTGCTGGCCACAtttcctgctttattttaaaaggtagtataagaaatgaggaaaaagagGTAATATCAGggcttctgcttttattttaaaatgttcataattaaaaagtattttccagCAGTCCAAAGATGTAAGTTATCTTacacataaaatgttttattttgttgttatttggttATGAAAATGGAATCTTGTTCTTGCACAACTGTAAATGTTTTGTTGCTAGATAATACACTCTGAGACCTAACTTGGTCTCTGGTTTCCAGTGCATTACAGCATATTTTGTAAAATCATCTACTGCACTTGAGCATGAATACGGATAGTAGCCAAACTCACAACCTGGAGTGATGAACCTGCTTATACCTAAGTGCAGGAGCAAGCCCCTCACAATGCAGCTGCATGGATTTTTAGTGCCTActgaataatatataatatatataaaccaaAAGTAgttggaaaaattatttgaaatgacTAATTTGTGCTATCTTTATGGAATATGTTAAATGTAGCTTTTTGAAACAGAAGCCTTGAATTGAAATTTAATTAATACTTGaacattttgtgtatatatatatctttgtataTAATTTTGTGCAGTACCAATGACAAAAATATGGTGTCATAATAAAATCAGGTTTGTTGATCTTTCAGTTATGGGCTCAAAGAATTTATTCATCTCTAACATGACATTGGAAAACAATGGatgaaaataggaaaaatgatTGTTGTTAATGCTGTGGGTCTTAGGTTCTGGAAGCAGTAAGTGcgtttttctaaaaattatacCATTCCTTTGGAATATTTTCTTCCTAATGTCAATGATTTTCCTGCATTATTTGAAGTTTGGGGGCTGGGGAGAAACAGTCAAAGCTTTCTGAATTGGGATGCTTTGAAATTCCAAGTATAGATTTTTAGAATGTCATTTTATAAATGGCAGTTTTTGGAAATACTTGATTAAGAACTTTTGAAAATGGAGATTAGTATCAACTATTTTAAAAGCTGCTTTGTTAGGTTCCTTATGTTTTAACTGTCTTTCTTAGtttccatttcattctctttttttcaaattttggtgACTTACAgtgattttgtcattttttgcATCAACGTCATAGTCTTGTTTTTACATGGTATTGCATGTATTTAAGACCTAACAGGGACTTTAAATAAATTTGGTCATATTTATGTGTAAACACATTTTACTGTAAATGTTTGGGTTTCTGAATTTACAACAGATATGTTTATTTCAGTATGTAGTAAACAATATCTTAAAGTGTCCTATTCACTACTTGTTAATTAAAAAAGTTGATTAATATGAAACTGTTGTCTTACTATTTTTAGAAAATTGTGTTCTGAATGATTAGTAGCTGGATAAAGGAGATTTCTGGAATATAATATGGATTGTTTAGAAATTTTCAGGTTTGGCTCTATTTACTGTAATGGATGAAAGAAGTTTAGTATTTGgggagtctttttttcttttcctaattgtGCCTCTATGgcaaaataatacagaaagaaCTAAAGATGTACCTTTTTATAGTTGTCTTCTGATTGTGACAGGAATTCATACATTAATTGAACTAACACATCATATTGACCTACTATTTCTATCATATTGACTTAATGTTTCTGCACTTCTTGACCAAACCTAACTAAAGAGTCCAC
This window of the Capra hircus breed San Clemente chromosome 29, ASM170441v1, whole genome shotgun sequence genome carries:
- the CREBZF gene encoding CREB/ATF bZIP transcription factor isoform X2 — its product is MRHSLTKLLAASCSDSPTRSESPAPVATCSLPPDLTGAAEDEGTAAAGSPGRRQPRGDEGESEAGRGGRGGVAARAPSPEEMEEEAMASVPGEETEDMDFLSGLELADLLDPRQPDWHLEPGLSSPGPLSSSGGGSDSGGLWRGDDDDEAAAAEMQRFSDLLQRLLNGIGACSSGSDSGGGEKRRRKSPGGGGGGGGSGGGNDSNQAATKSPRKAAAAAARLNRLKKKEYVMGLESRVRGLAAENQELRAENRELGKRVQALQEESRYLRAVLANETGLARLLSRLSGVGLRLTTSLFRDSPAGDHDYALPVGKQQPDPLEDQDDSAGGVCLHVDKDKVSVEFCSACARKASSSLKM
- the CREBZF gene encoding CREB/ATF bZIP transcription factor isoform X1; translation: MRHSLTKLLAASCSDSPTRSESPAPVATCSLPPDLTGAAEDEGTAAAGSPGRRQPRGDEGESEAGRGGRGGVAARAPSPEEMEEEAMASVPGEETEDMDFLSGLELADLLDPRQPDWHLEPGLSSPGPLSSSGGGSDSGGLWRGDDDDEAAAAEMQRFSDLLQRLLNGIGACSSGSDSGGGEKRRRKSPGGGGGGGGSGGGNDSNQAATKSPRKAAAAAARLNRLKKKEYVMGLESRVRGLAAENQELRAENRELGKRVQALQEESRYLRAVLANETGLARLLSRLSGVGLRLTTSLFRDSPAGDHDYALPVGKQQPDPLEDQDDSAGGVCLHVDKDKVSVEFCSACARKASSSLKIFFFR